One region of Exiguobacterium acetylicum genomic DNA includes:
- a CDS encoding GNAT family N-acetyltransferase, with protein sequence MEIREAIPADAGRIHDIAVTSWLDTYAEIYSERSKAHFVQEAYPQEEVVRAIRTAEEARGEYFYVGIIDEEIVGFIHAVDVEGTWEIVRLYVLPKYQQNGIGRRLIRELERQGAVPLEVYVEARNYKARQFLTSFGFEELSEMTEEVFGQVESVIRLRHVAS encoded by the coding sequence ATGGAAATACGCGAAGCTATTCCAGCCGATGCAGGACGTATTCATGATATTGCCGTCACATCCTGGTTGGATACGTATGCAGAAATCTATTCCGAGCGCTCGAAAGCGCATTTCGTGCAGGAAGCGTATCCGCAAGAGGAGGTCGTTCGTGCGATCCGGACGGCAGAAGAAGCACGGGGAGAGTATTTTTATGTCGGAATCATCGATGAGGAAATCGTCGGTTTCATTCATGCTGTTGATGTTGAGGGAACGTGGGAGATCGTTCGTCTGTACGTCTTGCCGAAATATCAGCAAAACGGCATCGGGCGACGACTGATCCGTGAACTCGAACGACAAGGAGCCGTCCCACTCGAAGTCTACGTGGAAGCACGTAACTATAAAGCACGTCAGTTCTTGACCTCATTCGGTTTTGAAGAACTCAGTGAGATGACGGAAGAAGTCTTTGGGCAAGTAGAATCTGTCATTCGTCTTCGCCATGTCGCCTCGTGA
- a CDS encoding HAD family hydrolase, protein MKKRGLIFDMDGVILDSEIRYFEVHQQMFKTLSIPLDPVQYATFMGKTGDEMWEELVTQHQLKETASALLEEEHRLFQIHAKPEECGLKEGVKQVIEQAASLGYDIGIASSSSLQKIERVIRHYELPITHYVSGEEVVRSKPDPAIFHLAASRIGHAPEDCLVIEDAANGMIGAKAAGMEVIALLDDRMPMQRLEQADHVARSHAEIEEILRKR, encoded by the coding sequence TTGAAAAAACGAGGTCTAATTTTTGATATGGATGGGGTCATCTTAGATAGTGAAATCCGCTACTTTGAAGTCCATCAGCAGATGTTCAAAACGTTATCGATTCCGCTCGATCCGGTTCAGTATGCGACGTTCATGGGAAAAACAGGTGATGAGATGTGGGAAGAGCTTGTCACCCAGCATCAGCTAAAAGAAACAGCTAGTGCGTTACTAGAAGAAGAACATCGGTTGTTTCAAATTCATGCAAAACCGGAGGAATGTGGGTTAAAAGAGGGAGTCAAACAAGTCATCGAGCAAGCGGCGTCTCTTGGTTACGATATCGGGATCGCCTCTTCGAGTTCGCTTCAAAAAATCGAACGCGTCATCCGTCATTATGAGCTTCCCATCACACATTACGTCAGTGGGGAAGAAGTCGTGCGTTCAAAGCCTGATCCTGCGATTTTTCATCTTGCAGCATCACGAATCGGGCACGCACCTGAAGATTGTCTCGTCATTGAAGACGCTGCGAACGGGATGATCGGCGCTAAAGCAGCAGGCATGGAAGTGATTGCGCTTCTCGATGATCGGATGCCGATGCAACGTCTAGAACAAGCGGATCATGTAGCGCGATCGCATGCAGAAATCGAGGAAATTTTACGGAAGCGTTGA
- a CDS encoding MDR family MFS transporter has product MPKLPKAVWILVLAMAINTTGSSFLWPFNTLYIHEYLGESMTKAGMALFVNSALAIVGNYLGGKAFDRLGGKKTLVISVIGLVLSSVGLLLFHQTYLGYVAMLGLIGFVGGMVFPTIYAMTGVIWPEGGRRAFNAIYVAQNVGVALGTAVSGQIAAFSIQYIFIANLVLYIAFAIILFVGLSWIQAPARMHAAHDEIETTRTPLARGAARTMLLVSIGYALLWFVYVQWQGTFAVHTKSLGVTISEYSILWTINGALIVFAQPLLTPILRWFGDDLKRQLMTGTGIFLLSYLIVPFAGGFKMFLVAMIILTIGEMFIWPAVPAMAARLAPIGKEGEFQGYVNIAASAGRMISPTVGGLIYDLSGMSAVFLTLIGLILLAGVVFLRAIPKITS; this is encoded by the coding sequence ATGCCAAAATTACCAAAAGCGGTCTGGATCCTCGTCCTTGCGATGGCCATCAATACGACGGGATCCTCTTTTTTATGGCCGTTTAATACATTATATATTCATGAATATCTAGGAGAGTCGATGACAAAAGCAGGGATGGCATTGTTCGTCAACTCGGCCTTAGCAATCGTCGGAAACTACTTAGGTGGAAAAGCGTTTGACCGTCTCGGTGGCAAGAAGACGCTTGTCATCAGTGTCATCGGACTTGTCCTGTCTTCCGTCGGCTTGTTGCTGTTTCATCAGACGTACCTCGGATACGTCGCGATGCTTGGATTGATTGGATTCGTCGGTGGGATGGTTTTTCCGACGATCTACGCGATGACGGGTGTCATCTGGCCGGAAGGCGGGCGCCGTGCCTTTAATGCGATCTATGTCGCCCAAAACGTCGGTGTAGCGCTCGGGACAGCAGTCAGTGGTCAAATCGCTGCCTTTTCGATTCAGTACATCTTCATCGCCAATCTCGTCCTCTACATCGCCTTTGCCATCATTTTGTTCGTTGGTTTGTCCTGGATTCAGGCACCGGCGCGGATGCATGCGGCGCATGATGAAATCGAAACGACACGGACACCCCTTGCACGCGGTGCGGCACGGACGATGTTGCTCGTCTCGATTGGTTATGCCTTACTTTGGTTCGTTTATGTGCAATGGCAAGGAACCTTTGCCGTACACACGAAATCGCTCGGTGTCACGATTTCCGAGTACTCGATTCTTTGGACGATCAACGGAGCACTCATCGTGTTCGCACAACCTTTACTAACACCAATTCTTCGTTGGTTTGGAGATGACTTAAAGCGACAATTGATGACCGGTACAGGAATCTTCCTCTTGTCTTATCTGATCGTTCCGTTCGCAGGCGGCTTCAAGATGTTCCTCGTCGCGATGATCATCTTGACGATTGGTGAGATGTTCATCTGGCCAGCAGTTCCTGCCATGGCAGCGAGACTCGCGCCGATCGGAAAAGAAGGAGAATTCCAAGGGTACGTCAATATTGCTGCTTCAGCGGGGCGGATGATCAGTCCGACCGTTGGAGGGTTGATCTACGATTTATCCGGTATGTCAGCGGTCTTCTTGACATTGATTGGATTGATCCTGTTAGCGGGCGTCGTCTTCCTTCGTGCCATTCCTAAAATCACATCATGA
- a CDS encoding serine aminopeptidase domain-containing protein yields MVEQPTGIIVLVYPLQLRARPSEALIRVLEREYEVLLVDAPRRISFEEHGQLLKEALREAGKRKLPIHIVACSMGALVVNRLLQEYELPVASLAFISPLFDWHPSKQLGGVKQVFASAFDRFRPDAPLGTLPFGQSTEDTVRIGELTYAQYREIEEEIVVHDEERKKLPRVNLACFYAPDDQFADVKLTLEVCRKMGGDQIYLQRLHGFPHFSFERLNTRFAEKLMLFFKLVEE; encoded by the coding sequence GTGGTTGAACAACCAACAGGAATCATCGTATTAGTCTACCCGTTACAACTGCGTGCCCGTCCGAGTGAAGCTTTGATTCGGGTACTCGAACGAGAGTATGAAGTATTGCTCGTCGACGCACCACGTCGCATCTCGTTTGAAGAACATGGTCAACTGTTAAAAGAAGCATTACGTGAAGCAGGGAAACGCAAGCTACCGATTCATATCGTCGCCTGTAGCATGGGCGCACTTGTCGTCAATCGTCTGTTGCAAGAATATGAATTACCGGTCGCAAGCCTTGCGTTCATTTCACCGTTATTTGATTGGCACCCTTCAAAACAACTCGGAGGCGTCAAACAAGTCTTCGCAAGTGCGTTCGATCGTTTCCGGCCCGATGCGCCACTCGGTACGTTGCCGTTTGGTCAAAGTACGGAAGATACCGTTCGCATCGGTGAACTGACCTATGCACAGTACCGGGAAATCGAAGAAGAGATCGTCGTACATGACGAGGAACGAAAAAAACTGCCGCGTGTGAACTTGGCTTGTTTTTATGCACCGGACGATCAGTTCGCAGACGTCAAGTTGACACTTGAAGTATGCCGGAAAATGGGTGGCGATCAGATTTACTTACAACGTCTACACGGTTTTCCGCATTTTAGTTTCGAACGGTTGAACACACGGTTTGCAGAAAAATTAATGTTGTTCTTTAAGCTTGTTGAAGAATGA
- a CDS encoding peptidoglycan bridge formation glycyltransferase FemA/FemB family protein produces the protein MERCQFITDAATWTTHVQQQPLDIFYSHQYVTLNARPSEQAVLFRYEADAGTLFYPFLKRRIFDTPYSDLITPYGYGGPEIIGQLTATEMQHARLLFERWAKREAIVSEMIRFNPLTGNERFMRDWTKVSFIRHTTSIDLRPSLEDIMQTFHKKTRSMIRKSLASPLTVRTGTRDDLPVFVALYHETMDRKNASAHYYFTASYFEQLFEENPLCEPLLLIAEIDGEPVGGYFVLLGKEYAHGHLIGCKRDEAKMFPNQRLEYEAILQAKARGLVEQHLGGGYQERDSLFESKCRYTGYRLFEYHQGKSILQPAIYDQLCVRYGSDADSDYFPAYRQTSVRMATS, from the coding sequence ATGGAAAGGTGTCAATTCATCACAGATGCCGCAACTTGGACGACACACGTACAGCAACAGCCTCTTGATATCTTCTACAGTCACCAATATGTCACGCTCAACGCTAGACCGTCTGAGCAAGCGGTGCTATTCCGTTATGAAGCTGATGCAGGAACACTGTTCTATCCCTTTTTGAAGCGCCGGATTTTTGATACGCCTTATTCAGATCTCATCACGCCGTATGGCTATGGTGGACCGGAAATCATCGGTCAACTGACTGCGACTGAAATGCAGCATGCACGCTTATTGTTTGAAAGGTGGGCAAAGCGAGAAGCGATTGTCTCAGAAATGATTCGCTTTAATCCATTGACGGGGAATGAACGCTTCATGCGGGATTGGACGAAAGTCTCCTTCATCCGTCATACGACGAGTATCGATTTACGCCCTTCACTAGAGGACATCATGCAGACATTTCATAAGAAGACGAGAAGTATGATTCGCAAATCGCTTGCCTCTCCTTTAACCGTTAGAACAGGAACGCGAGACGACCTACCTGTCTTTGTAGCGTTGTATCATGAAACGATGGACCGGAAGAATGCTTCGGCTCATTACTATTTTACGGCGAGTTATTTTGAGCAATTATTTGAAGAAAATCCACTCTGTGAGCCATTGTTACTGATTGCGGAAATCGACGGAGAACCTGTTGGTGGATACTTCGTATTGCTTGGGAAAGAATATGCCCACGGTCATTTGATTGGGTGTAAGCGGGACGAAGCGAAGATGTTTCCGAATCAACGACTCGAGTACGAAGCAATTCTTCAGGCGAAAGCACGCGGTCTTGTCGAACAACATCTCGGGGGTGGATATCAAGAACGGGATAGTCTCTTTGAGAGTAAATGCCGTTACACCGGGTATCGTTTATTTGAGTATCATCAAGGAAAATCGATTCTTCAGCCAGCTATATACGATCAGTTATGTGTACGATACGGATCAGATGCTGATTCGGATTATTTTCCGGCTTACCGACAAACTAGTGTCCGAATGGCGACAAGTTAA
- a CDS encoding class I SAM-dependent methyltransferase, with translation MGTGVYAMSLARVLPYTKQLLESVIEPGDCVVDMTAGNGHDTQFLAERVGPEGRVLAFDVQAQAIEESTRRLDEAGMLARVDLYHESHIHVGARLSDEQRPVRAGVFNLGYLPGSDKSITTTGEETLEALDALLPVLAPGGLVVLVVYHGHLEGKRERDAVLDYVTALDQQDYAVLQYRFLNQQNHPPFIIAIEKKVRG, from the coding sequence ATAGGAACAGGAGTCTATGCCATGTCACTTGCCCGTGTACTACCTTATACGAAACAATTACTCGAGTCCGTTATCGAGCCCGGAGACTGCGTCGTCGATATGACTGCCGGAAATGGACATGATACACAGTTTTTAGCAGAACGCGTTGGTCCAGAAGGAAGGGTCCTTGCGTTCGACGTCCAGGCACAAGCCATCGAGGAATCGACGCGACGTCTCGACGAAGCCGGAATGTTAGCACGTGTCGACCTTTATCATGAGAGCCACATCCATGTCGGTGCCCGTCTTTCGGACGAACAACGTCCTGTCCGCGCCGGTGTCTTCAATCTCGGATACCTGCCCGGAAGCGACAAATCAATCACGACGACAGGAGAAGAGACGCTCGAAGCACTCGATGCCCTCCTCCCGGTCCTCGCTCCCGGCGGTCTTGTCGTCCTCGTCGTCTATCACGGTCACCTGGAAGGAAAACGTGAACGCGATGCTGTCCTCGATTACGTCACAGCCCTTGATCAGCAAGATTATGCCGTTCTCCAGTATCGCTTCTTGAATCAACAAAATCATCCCCCGTTCATCATCGCGATCGAGAAAAAAGTACGCGGATGA